From Granulicella sp. WH15, the proteins below share one genomic window:
- a CDS encoding fumarate hydratase, with amino-acid sequence MVTVKQGDLVESVADALQYISFYHPVDYIENLARAYELEQSPAAKDAITQILINSRMCAEGHRPICQDTGIVTIFLKVGMEVQFVGDDGGSPTLSLQEMCDAGVRKAWLDPDNKLRGSILRDPAFSRKNTVDNTPSVVEVALVPGAKVDVIVAAKGGGSEAKTKFAMLNPSDSIVDWVLKTVPTMGAGWCPPGMLGIGIGGTAEKAMLLAKQSLMDPIDMQELKARGPQTNIEKLRIELYDKVNALGIGAQGLGGLTTVLDIKILDWPTHAANLPVAMIPNCAATRHAHFVLDGSGPVALDPPNLASWPKLTYDVHTATHVNLDTVTKDDVKSWKPGEVLLLTGKLLTGRDAAHKRMTDMLNRGETLPVDFTGRFIYYVGPVDAVRDEAVGPAGPTTATRMDKFTRQMLESTGLLGMIGKAERGDAAIEAIRDNEAVYLMAVGGAAYLVSKAIKHSRVLAFEDLGMEAIYEFDVVDMPVTVAVDSKGTSVHKTGPAEWSKRIAASQELAGVAILGQ; translated from the coding sequence ATGGTCACGGTTAAGCAAGGCGATCTGGTCGAGTCCGTAGCGGACGCGCTACAGTACATCAGCTTCTATCACCCGGTGGACTACATCGAAAACCTGGCGCGAGCCTACGAGCTGGAGCAGTCGCCCGCCGCTAAAGACGCCATCACGCAGATCCTCATCAACAGCCGCATGTGCGCCGAAGGCCATCGTCCCATCTGCCAGGACACCGGCATCGTGACCATCTTCCTCAAGGTCGGCATGGAGGTCCAGTTCGTCGGCGACGACGGTGGCTCGCCCACGCTCTCGCTACAAGAGATGTGCGACGCGGGCGTGCGCAAGGCGTGGCTCGACCCCGATAACAAGCTGCGCGGCAGCATCCTGCGCGACCCCGCCTTCTCGCGCAAGAACACGGTGGATAACACTCCCTCCGTCGTCGAAGTGGCGCTGGTTCCCGGCGCGAAGGTCGATGTGATCGTCGCGGCCAAGGGCGGCGGCAGCGAGGCCAAGACCAAGTTCGCCATGCTGAACCCGTCGGACTCCATCGTGGACTGGGTGCTGAAGACCGTGCCGACGATGGGCGCGGGCTGGTGTCCGCCCGGGATGCTCGGCATCGGCATCGGCGGCACGGCCGAGAAGGCCATGCTGCTGGCCAAGCAGTCGCTGATGGACCCGATCGACATGCAGGAGCTGAAGGCGCGCGGGCCGCAGACGAACATCGAAAAGCTGCGCATCGAGCTGTACGACAAGGTGAACGCGCTCGGCATCGGCGCACAGGGACTGGGCGGGCTGACGACCGTGCTCGACATCAAGATTCTGGACTGGCCGACCCACGCGGCCAACCTGCCGGTGGCGATGATCCCCAACTGCGCCGCGACGCGGCACGCGCACTTTGTGCTGGACGGCTCGGGACCGGTGGCGCTCGATCCGCCGAACCTGGCCTCGTGGCCGAAGCTGACGTACGACGTGCATACGGCTACGCATGTGAATCTCGATACCGTGACTAAGGATGATGTGAAGTCGTGGAAGCCGGGCGAGGTACTGCTGCTGACCGGCAAGCTGCTGACCGGCCGCGACGCCGCCCACAAGCGCATGACCGACATGCTGAACCGCGGCGAGACGCTGCCGGTCGACTTTACCGGGCGATTTATCTACTACGTGGGGCCGGTGGATGCGGTGCGCGACGAGGCCGTCGGACCTGCCGGACCGACGACTGCGACCCGCATGGATAAGTTCACGCGGCAGATGCTCGAGTCCACCGGGCTGCTGGGGATGATCGGCAAGGCCGAGCGCGGGGATGCCGCGATTGAGGCGATCCGCGACAACGAGGCCGTGTACCTGATGGCGGTCGGCGGCGCGGCCTACCTGGTCTCGAAGGCGATCAAGCACTCGCGGGTGCTGGCGTTTGAGGACCTGGGGATGGAGGCGATCTACGAGTTCGACGTGGTGGATATGCCGGTGACGGTGGCGGTCGATTCAAAGGGCACGTCAGTGCATAAGACGGGTCCGGCGGAGTGGTCGAAACGCATTGCGGCGAGCCAGGAGCTGGCTGGTGTCGCGATCCTGGGCCAGTAA
- a CDS encoding cytochrome c, producing MATRSSSGRRSGGFLPFFLGFLLALVLVAAGGWAYLHFGHLPVSTGDPAFPFEAQVVHVPLHARIAGEMKHPPFGISEDVFEAGARVYRAQCAECHGTPGHDRPYARYMFPKAPQLWKKHTASSVVGVSDDEPGETYWKIANGIRLSGMPSYQHLLSDTQMWQVTLLLKNADQPLPDPVQQILNGPPAK from the coding sequence ATGGCCACACGATCCAGCTCAGGTAGACGTTCCGGCGGCTTTCTCCCGTTTTTTCTGGGGTTTTTACTGGCGCTGGTGCTAGTCGCCGCGGGCGGTTGGGCGTATCTGCATTTTGGCCATCTGCCTGTCTCGACCGGCGATCCGGCCTTTCCGTTCGAGGCCCAGGTCGTCCATGTCCCGCTGCACGCCCGCATCGCCGGGGAGATGAAGCACCCTCCGTTCGGCATCAGCGAGGATGTTTTCGAGGCTGGAGCCCGCGTCTACCGGGCCCAGTGCGCCGAGTGCCACGGTACCCCCGGCCACGACCGCCCGTATGCTCGCTATATGTTCCCCAAGGCCCCGCAACTGTGGAAGAAACACACCGCGAGCAGCGTCGTCGGGGTCTCGGACGACGAGCCGGGCGAGACTTACTGGAAGATCGCAAACGGGATTCGCCTGTCGGGAATGCCCAGCTACCAGCACCTGCTCTCGGATACCCAGATGTGGCAGGTCACGCTGCTGCTGAAGAACGCCGATCAGCCCCTGCCCGACCCGGTCCAGCAGATTCTGAACGGGCCTCCGGCGAAGTAG
- a CDS encoding GvpL/GvpF family gas vesicle protein produces the protein MAWYAYCIAERMSFPELLRHRRPMPLTGVTGIFNNQTFLFPTGDLAVIVSEHAEDDKARLDQQAAKDHARVIAEVFKLSTVLPFRFSTTFQDDDSLRRSVRSNQRHFLANVERLRGKAEMHLKVLVDDTCPGTSARDMTVGQQYLTSLRESASRQRERQSRARALSIQMHRMFLPLAEEITCKRTDSGKMLLDIAHLIDNKTVERYQNKYTSATAELKECSMQLSGPWPPYHFVQRHSAVAHHA, from the coding sequence ATGGCATGGTACGCCTACTGCATCGCAGAAAGAATGTCTTTTCCGGAACTGCTTCGTCACCGCCGTCCAATGCCCCTTACCGGCGTCACCGGCATCTTCAACAACCAGACCTTCCTCTTTCCAACCGGAGACCTGGCCGTTATCGTCTCCGAGCACGCTGAAGACGACAAGGCCCGTCTCGACCAGCAGGCCGCCAAAGATCACGCCCGCGTCATCGCCGAGGTATTCAAGCTCTCCACCGTCCTGCCCTTCCGGTTTTCCACCACGTTTCAGGACGACGACAGCCTCCGTCGCTCCGTCCGCTCCAACCAGCGTCACTTCCTGGCCAATGTCGAGCGCCTGCGCGGCAAGGCCGAGATGCACCTGAAGGTGCTCGTCGACGACACCTGCCCCGGCACCTCTGCCCGCGACATGACCGTCGGCCAGCAGTACCTGACCAGCCTGCGCGAGAGCGCCAGCCGTCAGCGCGAGCGCCAGTCCCGCGCCCGCGCGCTGTCCATCCAGATGCACCGGATGTTCCTGCCGCTGGCTGAGGAGATCACCTGCAAGCGCACCGACTCCGGCAAGATGCTGCTCGACATCGCTCATCTGATCGACAACAAGACGGTCGAGCGTTACCAGAACAAGTACACCTCGGCCACGGCGGAGCTGAAGGAGTGCAGTATGCAGCTCTCCGGCCCCTGGCCGCCGTACCACTTCGTCCAGCGCCACAGCGCGGTCGCACACCACGCGTAG
- a CDS encoding OmpA family protein: MNLSTIARRRTPAFFLGAAFALSLSLPALVSAQEPNPTSVPAPAGAVVTQNGDVFFYQVKVVQRDIDAVNYLHRSGSTKIGFVGTELLQAAKGEAVVKSQNGQTSIDAKFSGLTPANSFGAEYLTYVLWAITPEGRPVNLGEILPSSGGKSSIQVTTALQAFGLIITAEPYFAVSTPSDVIVVKNVIINDKTNGVLEKVNTKATLMPRGIYTFQGTNENPITRNEKSPLELYEAYNAVRIAQAAGADQYAPDIMAKAKLALKNAADMDSNKKRDLKMEITFARGAVQSAEDARISTLRKKADERRRNDQAAKERAQREAEQSQLAAQQSQLQAAQAQAAAAQSAAAQAQAEAERLRAQHAAAAAQDAAARSAAEVTAARERLRAQLNKVLQTNETARGLIVNLSDVLFDTGRYTLKQDTKISLAKVAVILQAYPSLKLQVEGYTDSVGSDDYNQKLSENRANTVKDFLISQGTDPGSITSAGYGKANPVADNGTAAGRKQNRRVDLIVSGAAIGVPTSAPPAQ, encoded by the coding sequence ATGAATCTCAGCACGATCGCACGCCGCCGTACCCCCGCCTTTTTCCTTGGCGCCGCCTTCGCTCTTTCGCTCTCGCTGCCTGCCCTGGTCTCCGCGCAGGAGCCGAACCCGACCAGCGTTCCCGCACCCGCCGGAGCCGTCGTTACCCAGAACGGCGACGTCTTCTTCTACCAGGTAAAGGTCGTCCAGCGCGACATCGACGCCGTCAACTACCTGCACCGCAGCGGCTCGACCAAGATCGGCTTCGTCGGCACCGAGCTGCTCCAGGCCGCCAAGGGCGAGGCTGTCGTCAAGAGCCAGAACGGCCAGACCAGCATCGACGCGAAGTTCTCCGGTCTCACCCCCGCCAACAGCTTCGGCGCCGAGTACCTGACCTACGTTCTCTGGGCCATCACGCCGGAGGGCCGCCCCGTCAACCTGGGCGAGATCCTGCCCTCGTCGGGCGGCAAGTCCAGCATCCAGGTCACCACCGCGCTCCAGGCCTTCGGCCTCATCATCACGGCCGAGCCCTACTTCGCCGTCAGCACGCCCTCCGATGTCATCGTGGTCAAGAACGTCATCATCAACGACAAGACCAACGGCGTGCTCGAGAAGGTGAACACCAAGGCCACCCTGATGCCGCGCGGCATCTACACCTTCCAGGGCACCAACGAGAACCCCATCACCCGCAATGAGAAGTCGCCGCTGGAGCTGTATGAGGCCTATAACGCGGTCCGCATCGCCCAGGCAGCCGGGGCCGACCAGTACGCTCCCGACATTATGGCCAAGGCCAAGCTGGCGCTGAAGAACGCGGCCGACATGGACTCGAACAAGAAGCGTGACCTGAAGATGGAGATCACCTTCGCCCGCGGAGCCGTTCAGAGCGCCGAGGATGCCCGCATCAGCACCCTGCGCAAGAAGGCCGACGAGCGCCGCCGCAACGATCAGGCAGCTAAGGAGCGGGCGCAGCGCGAGGCTGAGCAGTCCCAGCTTGCCGCTCAGCAGTCGCAGCTCCAGGCTGCCCAGGCCCAGGCTGCTGCCGCCCAGTCCGCTGCCGCACAGGCCCAGGCGGAAGCCGAGCGTCTACGCGCCCAGCACGCCGCCGCCGCTGCTCAGGACGCCGCTGCCCGCTCCGCTGCGGAGGTAACCGCCGCCCGCGAGCGCCTGCGCGCTCAGCTCAACAAGGTGCTCCAGACCAACGAGACCGCTCGCGGGCTCATCGTCAACCTGTCCGATGTGCTCTTCGATACCGGTCGCTACACCCTGAAGCAGGACACCAAGATCTCGCTCGCCAAGGTTGCGGTCATCCTGCAGGCGTACCCCAGCCTGAAGCTGCAGGTGGAGGGCTACACGGACAGCGTCGGCAGCGACGACTATAACCAGAAGCTCTCGGAGAACCGCGCCAACACGGTCAAGGACTTCCTGATCTCCCAGGGCACGGACCCGGGCAGCATCACCTCGGCGGGCTACGGCAAGGCCAACCCGGTGGCCGATAACGGCACCGCCGCTGGCCGCAAGCAGAACCGCCGTGTCGACCTGATCGTCTCGGGAGCGGCTATCGGCGTGCCGACCTCGGCTCCTCCGGCTCAGTAA
- a CDS encoding SDR family NAD(P)-dependent oxidoreductase, with the protein MLSLRGKIVLITGATSGIGRATAFAFAALGAKLILCARRLEVLTELTPQLLEAGAEDVLNIKLDVQDRAAVEAELGADLDPEWQEIAVLVNNAGLSRGLTKLWEDDVQNWEEMIDTNIKGLLYVTRTVVPGMVARGAGHVINLGSTAGHETYANGAVYCATKAAELAITEGLLIDLIASPVRATSIDPGMTETSFAEVRFRGNKERAAQVYANITPLQPEDVADTIVWVATRPAHVNIHDIVMTTVDQANSTVFNRHS; encoded by the coding sequence ATGCTATCTCTTCGCGGAAAGATCGTCCTCATCACCGGCGCAACCTCGGGCATCGGTCGTGCCACTGCCTTCGCCTTCGCGGCTCTCGGAGCTAAACTCATCCTCTGCGCCCGCCGTCTCGAAGTCCTCACCGAGCTGACGCCCCAGCTCCTCGAAGCGGGAGCCGAAGATGTGCTCAACATCAAGCTCGACGTGCAGGATCGCGCCGCCGTTGAGGCCGAGCTGGGCGCCGACCTCGATCCCGAGTGGCAGGAGATCGCCGTTCTGGTCAACAACGCAGGCCTCAGCCGCGGACTCACCAAGCTCTGGGAGGACGACGTCCAGAACTGGGAAGAGATGATCGACACCAACATCAAGGGGCTGCTCTACGTCACCCGCACGGTGGTCCCGGGCATGGTCGCGCGCGGTGCGGGCCACGTCATCAACCTCGGCTCCACGGCGGGCCACGAGACCTACGCCAACGGGGCCGTCTACTGCGCCACCAAGGCTGCCGAGCTGGCCATCACCGAGGGCCTCCTCATCGACCTGATCGCCTCCCCCGTCCGCGCCACCTCCATCGACCCCGGCATGACCGAGACCAGCTTCGCGGAGGTTCGCTTCCGTGGCAACAAGGAGCGCGCCGCGCAGGTCTACGCCAACATCACGCCGCTACAGCCGGAAGACGTCGCCGATACCATCGTCTGGGTAGCGACCCGCCCCGCTCACGTCAACATCCACGACATCGTGATGACGACGGTCGATCAGGCCAACTCAACGGTCTTCAACCGCCACTCCTAA
- a CDS encoding ATP-binding cassette domain-containing protein, with product MIVEVQGLNKIYEGKQRVVAVDGIDLAVGSGQIFGLLGPNGAGKTTTISICTTRVLPSSGVVRIAGVDVVANPAVARRSIGVVPQYNTLDRACTIAENINFHCLYFGFSRAEAKARTAQLLDQFHLSERVNAYPSQLSGGLAQRVQIARAIAHRPKVLFLDEPSAGLDPQSRIAMWEAVRGLREEGITVVLTTHYMEEADELCDRVAIIDHGKILVEDTPANLKNSVGAQKVYELQLRDSRGIATLAASLKLLSGVTKAEPTPEGIRVLAHGADGLLSEVVTAANPFGLRDMTITETSLETVFIQLTGRDLRE from the coding sequence GTGATCGTAGAAGTCCAGGGACTGAACAAGATTTACGAAGGTAAGCAGCGCGTCGTCGCCGTCGATGGCATCGACCTCGCAGTAGGCTCCGGCCAGATCTTCGGCCTGCTCGGCCCCAACGGCGCGGGCAAGACGACCACCATCAGCATCTGCACCACCCGCGTGCTGCCCAGCTCCGGGGTGGTCCGCATCGCCGGAGTGGACGTCGTCGCCAACCCTGCCGTTGCCCGCCGCTCTATCGGCGTCGTGCCCCAGTACAACACGCTCGACCGCGCCTGCACCATCGCCGAGAACATCAACTTCCACTGCCTCTACTTCGGCTTCTCCCGCGCCGAGGCCAAGGCCCGCACGGCCCAGCTCCTCGATCAGTTCCATCTCTCCGAGCGCGTCAACGCCTACCCCTCGCAGCTCTCCGGAGGGCTGGCCCAGCGCGTCCAGATCGCCCGCGCTATCGCCCACCGGCCCAAGGTGCTCTTCCTCGACGAGCCATCTGCGGGCCTCGATCCGCAGTCCCGCATCGCCATGTGGGAGGCCGTGCGCGGCCTGCGCGAGGAGGGAATCACCGTCGTCCTGACCACGCACTACATGGAGGAGGCCGACGAGCTGTGCGACCGCGTCGCCATCATCGACCACGGCAAGATCCTGGTCGAGGACACCCCCGCCAACCTGAAGAACTCGGTCGGTGCGCAGAAGGTCTACGAGCTTCAGCTCCGCGACTCGCGGGGCATCGCCACGCTGGCAGCTTCGCTCAAGTTGCTCTCCGGCGTTACGAAGGCCGAGCCGACTCCCGAGGGCATCCGAGTCTTAGCTCACGGGGCCGACGGGCTACTCTCTGAAGTCGTTACCGCCGCGAACCCCTTCGGGCTGCGCGACATGACCATCACCGAGACCAGCCTCGAGACCGTCTTCATCCAACTGACCGGCCGCGATCTTCGCGAGTAA
- a CDS encoding ABC transporter permease: MSTTAIRTATIESPASNLTQYTRAFAGLFLRDLYVLRRELFPFVIRVCMNPLLFLFVFTYIMPHISGGGAGAGMNPTAHMAEATGSNFSTILLPGLMAVAIMFSGIAAVALPLAQEFGITREIDDRVMCPLPVAAVAAEKIVFSAMQSMIAAAVVFPLAYYVPSTPVVAHVSSWPFLLLVLVLASLTAGALGLTIGTSVKPQQIGLIFGVVVMPITFLGCVYYPWAALKPIPYLQYGVLINPIVYMSEGLRASLIPGAHMPEPLILGMLCFFLVLLSWLGMRGFLRRVIG; this comes from the coding sequence ATGAGCACCACCGCCATCCGCACGGCCACCATCGAGAGCCCCGCCTCGAACCTCACCCAGTACACCCGCGCTTTCGCCGGACTCTTCCTGCGCGACCTCTACGTGCTGCGCCGCGAGCTGTTTCCCTTCGTCATCCGCGTCTGCATGAACCCGCTGCTCTTCCTCTTCGTCTTCACGTACATCATGCCGCATATCTCGGGCGGCGGAGCTGGCGCGGGCATGAACCCCACGGCCCACATGGCCGAGGCCACCGGCTCTAACTTCTCGACGATCCTGCTGCCGGGCCTGATGGCGGTGGCGATCATGTTCTCGGGCATCGCCGCCGTGGCCCTGCCGCTGGCGCAGGAGTTCGGCATCACCCGCGAGATCGACGACCGCGTGATGTGCCCGCTGCCCGTGGCCGCCGTGGCTGCGGAGAAGATCGTCTTCTCGGCCATGCAGAGCATGATCGCCGCCGCCGTGGTCTTCCCGCTGGCCTACTACGTGCCTTCGACGCCGGTCGTCGCCCACGTCTCCAGTTGGCCGTTCCTGCTGCTGGTGCTGGTGCTGGCGAGCCTCACTGCCGGGGCGCTCGGCCTGACCATCGGCACCTCGGTCAAGCCGCAGCAGATCGGCCTGATCTTCGGCGTGGTCGTCATGCCGATCACCTTCCTCGGCTGCGTCTACTACCCCTGGGCCGCGCTCAAGCCGATCCCGTACCTGCAATATGGAGTCCTCATCAACCCCATCGTGTACATGAGCGAGGGTCTCCGCGCGTCACTGATTCCCGGCGCACACATGCCCGAGCCGCTCATCCTCGGGATGCTCTGCTTCTTCCTTGTGCTGCTGAGCTGGCTGGGGATGCGCGGTTTCCTGCGCAGGGTAATCGGGTAA
- a CDS encoding YpdA family putative bacillithiol disulfide reductase gives MSMDARVENRIYDVLVIGAGPTGLACAIDAQRAGFSVVVVDKGCLCNSLFHYPAHMTFFTTPELLEIGDMPFASPNQKPNRNEALEYYRKVAEHYRLDVRQYLTVERVSGADGEFTVHMSDKFGRAVEVRARKLIVSTGYYDLPNYMGIEGEELSKVKHYYHEPHPFFGLNVLVIGGKNSAAIAALDLWRHGAKVTLVHRGAEMHRHVKYWILPDINNRVKNGEITAYFSSSVKKIGEDEVVLSTPDGEVTIANDFVFALTGYHPDFEFIERLGVKLDEANARCPVCDPATHESNVPGIYLAGVIVAGERTNEVFIENGRFHGKLIADSLRASLSTLAKG, from the coding sequence GGGGCGGGGCCGACGGGGTTGGCGTGTGCGATTGATGCGCAGCGGGCGGGGTTCTCCGTGGTGGTCGTCGATAAGGGCTGCCTGTGCAACTCGCTGTTTCACTACCCGGCGCATATGACCTTCTTTACGACGCCGGAGCTGCTCGAGATCGGCGATATGCCCTTCGCCAGCCCAAACCAGAAGCCCAACCGCAATGAGGCGCTCGAATACTACCGCAAGGTCGCCGAGCACTATCGGCTGGACGTGCGGCAGTACCTGACGGTGGAGCGGGTCTCGGGCGCGGATGGCGAGTTTACCGTGCATATGTCCGATAAATTCGGGCGAGCGGTGGAGGTTCGGGCACGGAAGCTGATCGTCTCGACCGGGTACTATGACCTGCCGAATTACATGGGTATCGAAGGTGAAGAGCTGAGCAAGGTGAAGCACTACTATCACGAGCCTCACCCGTTCTTTGGGCTGAACGTGCTGGTGATCGGGGGGAAGAACTCGGCTGCGATTGCCGCATTGGACCTGTGGCGGCATGGAGCCAAGGTGACTCTGGTGCATCGCGGCGCGGAGATGCACCGGCATGTGAAGTACTGGATTCTGCCGGATATCAATAACCGCGTGAAGAACGGGGAGATTACGGCTTACTTCTCCAGCTCGGTAAAGAAGATTGGAGAGGATGAGGTAGTGCTGTCTACCCCTGACGGAGAGGTAACGATTGCGAATGATTTTGTGTTCGCGCTGACGGGGTATCACCCGGACTTCGAGTTCATCGAGCGGCTGGGAGTGAAGCTGGATGAGGCCAATGCGCGGTGCCCGGTGTGCGATCCGGCTACGCATGAGAGCAATGTGCCGGGGATCTATCTGGCGGGCGTGATCGTGGCTGGGGAGCGGACGAACGAGGTGTTTATCGAGAACGGACGCTTCCACGGGAAGCTGATTGCGGACTCGCTGCGTGCCTCGCTCAGCACTCTAGCGAAGGGCTAA